The following is a genomic window from Flavobacteriales bacterium.
CTCGGCGGTAAGGACGGGCAGCATGGCAGAAAGGTATCCGAAATGAGGAAGCCCCTGCCTTTCGGCAGGGGCTTCCTCTTCAGCAGGATGGACTCCTTACTGGAAGTAGAAGTTCATGTTGATGGACACACCATTGTTGTTGGTGTCCACGCCGAAGTCGTTCTCCTTCGTACCACCTTCGATCTCGCCAGGTCCGTTGTCGCCAGTGGCGCGGTCCCAGCTCGTGGTGTTGAAGCCTTTGCTGGCCAGCATCAGGCCCCAGCCGTACTCAGCGCCCAGGGACACTTTGGGAGCGACGAACCACTCCACGCCCACGAAGGCGTTCAGGCCCACCATGAGGGCACCGCCCTGCTTCTCTTCGGTGATGCGCGAGCCCGTGTTCTCCAGACTGTTGCCGTACTCGAAGCTCTTCTTCTGACCGGCGATGCCGAAGTTCAGGTCAGCACCGTAGACACCCACCACGCGGGTGCTGCCGACGCGCTTCTCCAAACCCACACCGATCTGGATCGTATTGCCACCCCACTTCGTGGAGTTCTCCACCGTGGCGTTCGGATCGGTAGAACCGGCATCCGGGACCAAGGTCGTCTCCTTGTGGCTGTAGAAGCCCAGGCGCAGGCGGCCGCGGAACGCCGTGTTCGCGTTCTTCAGTTTCTTGACACCGATCACGGCACGGGTCACGCTACCGAAAGCGCCCTCGTCGCCACCACCGGCCCAGTTGTACGGATCCCACGTGCTGGCGGAGATCCAGCTGGGCACAGCATTGCCCGAGGTGCCGTTGAACAGGTTGCCGGCGTAGCCGATGAACGGGGTGGCGTCGATGGTCAGGCCCCAATCACCATCCTGGGACAGCCAATTCTCACCGCGATTGCTGGTGATCTCACCCGTTTGGGCGGTCACTGCCGTAGCGGCGGAGATCGCTGCAGCGAACAGTACAGTCTTTCTCATGACGAACGTTTTGGTTTTACGTGTGCTTCTCGTTGATACTCACGGTCCTTCCCGGTCAAAGGTAGGTCCGAGGCGCGGCAAAGCTATTAACAATCGGTGCGGATATCAACACTTTTTTGTTGATCCATCGATCCGTTCGTCGCTTTGGTCCGCCTCATCGCACGTTCGACCGTAGAATTCGGGGGCGAAGATAGCCTCGGTTCCGACACTACCAAGTTCATGCCGGGAGAACTGTCATTCCACGACTACTGGCGGTAGGCAAGCATTGGTACGAACCGGAAGTCGCCATGCTCCTCGCGGCTGAGCGTATTGTCCTCCAGCCGTCGGATCCGGACCATGCGCTGCACCGGACCCTCTCCTACGGGAATGACCAGGGAACCACCGAGGCGTAGCTGCTCCACCAGTGGTTCGGGCACGAATGGTGCTCCACAGGTGACCAGGATTCGGTCATAAGGAGCATAGGTCGGCAATCCTTGGAAGCCGTCGCCGTGATACAGCGACGCCTTGTATCCCATGGACTCCAGCCTGGTCCTGGTGGACAGGAACAACGGTCGGTGCCGCTCGATGCTCCACACTTTGGCCCCCATCGCAGCGAGCACAGCGGTCTGGTACCCGCTGCCTGTGCCCACTTCCAGAACGCGGTCCCCGCGTCGCACCTCCAGCAGCTGGGTCTGGGTCGCCACGGTGAAGGGTTGCGATATCGTCTGGCCACATCCGATCGGGAACGGCTTGTCCTCATAGGCATGGAGCCTGAGCGCTGTATCCTCGAAGAACAGATGCCGCGGGACCTGGCCGATTGCTTCAAGGACCTGCGACGCGATGATGCCCTTGTTCCTCAATTCCTGCACTAGCTTCCGCCGTGCTCCTTGGGACCTGTAATCGTCACTTGGAAGGGTCATCGCGGCAAAAGTAGCAGCCCCCCCTCGGGGCCGGGGCCTATTTTCGCGCCGCTTTCAACAGTCACCATGTCAGCAGGTCGTTTGCGCATCGGGGTCCTTGGGGCCGGCCATCTCGGTCGGATCCACCTTCAGCAGGCCTTGACCGTGGACGACTTCGAGGTGGTGGGCTTCCATGACCCGGACCCGGACAAATGCACGGCGATCCGATCCGAGTTCGGCCTTCCGGCGTTGGGTTCAGTGGATGCGGTGATCGAGGCGGCGGATGTGGTGGATGTGGTGACCCCGACCTTGAGCCACCACGGATGTGCCATGCAGGCCATGGCCAGGGGACGACATGTGTTCATCGAGAAGCCCCTGGCCAACACGCTGGTGGAGGGTCTTGACCTGGTCCGCATGGCGGAGGACACAGGCCTCTGCGTCCAAGTGGGCCACGTCGAACGGTTCAATCCGGCGTTCCAAGCCGCTGTGCCCAGCTTGAAGGAGCCCCTGTTCATCGAAGGCCACCGGCTCGCGCAGTTCAATCCCCGTGGAACGGACGTGCCGGTGATCCTCGACCTCATGGTGCATGACCTGGACCTGGTGTTGAGCACCGTGAGGTCCACCGTGACAGCAGTGCATGCGAGCGGTGTGGCAGTGGTGAGCGATTCGCCGGATATCGCCAACGCACGGATCGAGTTCGCCAACGGCTGTGTGGCCAATCTCACGGCCAGTCGGATCAGCTTGAAGAACATGCGGAAGATGCGCTTCTTCCAACGGGATGCATACATCTCCGTGGACATGCTGACCAAGGAGACGGAGATCGTGCGGATGGAGGCGGTGGTCGGGGACCCGGATCCCTTCGCGATCACGCTCGATCTTGGCGGCGACAAGGGCAAGCGAGCGATCCAGTTCGAGAAACCCGAAGTGCCTTCGATCAACGCCATCCGGGAAGAGCTGCGGTCGTTCGCCGCATCGGTCCGTGCGGGCACATCCCCCACCGTCACCATCCAGGATGGTTTCGCGGCCTTGGAGCTGGCTCACCGGATCCTTGAGCGCATGCACGAGAACCTCCGGAGGGTGGGACCCGACGGCCACATACCAAAACCCACCGCCCCGCCGTTATGAACCGTCGGTCCATGCGTTCCACCACCCTGATCGGGGTCGCTGCGCTGTCGCTTTTGTGTTCCTGCACCAAGGGCGACAAGGAAGCATCCTATCTGCAGCTCGGCACCGTTTCGGTGGTGGCCGACCCACTGACCGAGGGGACGGGATCGCACCGGATCACCGACCTGTGGGTGTTCGCGGATGACGAGGCCCTCGGGGTCTGGGAGTCGGGTTCTCGCCTGCCCGTGCTGCGCGAGGGTGATGTGACCATCAAGCTCATCGCGGGGATCCCGCGGAACGGCATGCGTGATGATCGCATCCAGTATCCGTTCTACGCCACCTGGTCCGGAACGGTGGCTCTGGCAAAAGGGTCCACGGTCCGGATCGACCCGGCGTTCGTTCACTTCAGTGGGAACACTTACTGGATCGAGGACTTCGAGGACCCTGGATTCAAGTTCACCCGGAGCGCCGAAAGCGACACCACCATGGTGCTCGTGAACGACGCGGCCCTGGTGCTCACCGGGAATGGCTCCGGCCTGATCCATGTGGACCAGGACAAGCCCTACGTGCGCATGGTGAGCAGCGATGCGTTCACACCGAACGGGGCCGTTTTCCTGGAGATCGATCGGCGCAGCGACCATCGGTTCCTGATCGGAGGCCTGATGGACCCGTCCGGCGGGGGAAGCACCATCGATCTGCCCTACCTCTATGTGGCACCCACCCTGCGCGACGACGGCGGCATGCCCTGGTCCAAGATCTATGTGGACCTGAGCAGCCTGTTCAACGCACCCGGGATCACCAACAAGCGGTTCTACATCGAAGTACAGCTCGTGGATGGCGCCACCTCCGGAACCATCTACCTGGACGACATCAAGGTCGTACACCGCTGACCTGAACGCATGGACAGACGCGCCCAGGTCATCCGCTACGTGATCTCCGACATCCTCTCGGCGGCGACCGCGTGGACGCTCTTCTACCTGTACCGGAAGACGGTACTCGAACCCTTGACCTTCGGCCACCCGGTCCCCATCGAACTCGACCGGAACTTCCTCACCGGACTGATGATCATTCCCTTGTTCTGGCTGGGGTTGTACACCATGATCGGCGGCTATTCGGACATCTACCGGCGGTATCGCACAAAGGAGCTCGGGCAGACCCTGCTGATCAGCGTGATCGGGGTGGTCGTGATCTTCTTTGCCTTGCTCCTGGACGACGAGGTACCGGACGGAACCTACCTGTGGCGCTCCTTCCTGGTGCTCTTCGGCCTGCATTTCGGGCTGACCTTCCTGCCTCGGTTCCTGCTCACGAGCCGAACGGTACGCATGGTGCATGACCGCCGCATCGGCTTCAACACGGTGCTGGTGGGGGGCAACGAGCGCGCAGTGGCCATCCATCAGGAGATCGAGGTCATGCCGAAGAGCCCCGGCAACCGGTTCATCGGCTTCGTCAGCGTGAACGGTGGCGATCAGCAGTTGGGGTCCACGGGTCTGCCCCGGATCGGAAAATGGACGGACCTGCGACGTGTGATCGGCGACAACCAGGTGGAGGAGGCCATCATTGCCGTGGAGAGCAGTGAGCATGAGCACATCAGCCGCATCATCAACGAGCTGGAAGGCACCAACGTGCGGATCAAAGTGATCCCCGACATGTACGACATCATGGCGGGGAGCGTGAAGATGACCAGCATCTTCGGGGCGCCGCTGATCGAGGTGAACCCACAGATCATGCCGGCCTGGCAGTTCGCCCTGAAGCGGCTGGTCGACCTTGTGTTCAGCGGGGTGGCGCTGCTCCTGCTCTCACCCTTGCTACTGGTCATCGCCGCCTTGGTGCGCGCCTCCGGTCCGGGGCCCACCTTCTTCCGGCAGGAGCGCGTCGGCCGGTTCGGCAGACCGTTCCGCATCATCAAGTTCCGCAGTATGGTGGCCGATGCCGAGCAGGCCGGTCCGCAGCTCAGCAGCTCCACCGACCCGCGCATCACCCCCATCGGGCGCTTCCTGCGGCGCACCCGGCTGGACGAGCTGCCCCAGTTCTGGAACGTGCTGAAGGGCGACATGAGCCTGGTGGGGCCGCGCCCCGAACGGCAGTTCTTCATCGACCGCATCATGGAAGTGGCCCCCCACTACCGCCACCTGCACAAGGTGCGCCCGGGCATCACCAGCTGGGGCCAGGTGAAGTTCGGCTATGCCGAGAACGTGGAGCAGATGGTGCGCCGCCTCAAGTACGACATCCTGTACATCGAGAACATGAGCCTGGCCGTGGACCTCAAGATCCTCGCCTACACGGTCATCATCATGTTGAAGGGCGACGGCAAGTAGGCAAGGATCACCCCGACCCGTCCGCGCCCTATTTTCACGCCCCTATCCATGAAGAACATCTCCGTCATCGGTGCCGGCCAAATGGGCAATGGCATCGCCCACGTGTTCGCCCAGGGCGGGTACGACGTCACCCTCATCGACATCGCCCAGGACCGGCTGGACAAGGCCGTGGCCACGATCGCGCGCAACCTGGACCGCCAGGTGGCGAAGGGCACCCTCACCGAGGAGGGGAAGCAGGCGGCGTTGGCCCGCATCGCCACCAGCACCGACATGGCCGTGGGGGTGAGGACCGCCGATCTGGTGGTGGAGGCCGCCACCGAGAACGTGGACCTGAAGCTCAAGATCTTCCGTGACATCGATGCGAACGCCCCCAAAGGCTGCATCCTGGCCACCAACACGAGCAGCATCAGCATCACGCGCATCGCAGCCGCCACCCAGCGCCCGGCCGAAGTGATCGGCATGCACTTCATGAACCCCGTGCCCGTGATGAAACTGGTGGAGGTGATCCGCGGCTACACCACCACCGACGCCGTCACCAGAACGATCATGGACCTGAGCACGGCCATCGGCAAGGTGCCCGTGGAGGTGAACGACCACGCCGGATTCGTGAGCAACCGGATCCTGATGCCCATGATCAACGAGGCCATCGAGACGCTCTTCCAGGGCGTGGGCGGCGTGGCCGAGATCGACACGGTGATGAAGCTGGGCATGGCGCATCCCATGGGTCCGTTGCAGCTGGCCGACTTCATCGGGCTCGACACCTGCCTGGCGATCCTGCGTGTGCTGCACGAGGGCTTCGGCAACCCCAAGTACGCCCCCTGCCCCCTGCTCGTGCAGATGGTGACCGCCGGCAAGCTCGGTGTGAAGAGCGGCGAGGGCTTCTACCAGTACACCGCCGGGAGCAAGGACTTGGTGGTGGCACCGGCGTTCAAGAAGTGACCATGCGCAGGTGGGCCGCCATCGTCCTTTTGTTCCTGACGACGGTAGTGCTGGCCCAGGACAGCAGCATCGTGCGCTCGAAGTGGCGGATCGGCGCATCAGGCATCGTTGGCGCAGGCTATCGGCAATTGGTCAGCGATGGGAGCAGCACCTACAACGGTACGCTCATCGCCCTTCGGGATGACCTGGAGGAGCCCGCGCCTGTATTCGGCGGCGGAGTTGATGTGACCTTCGACCTGAGCCCGCATTGGTCCCTGGCCTCGGGACCGCAATTCCTCGACCTTGGATACCGGACGGACAGAATGCCCGTCGTTTCAGTGGATCCGGAAGAAGTGGACCCGACGCTCGCGGAGTCCGGCCGAATCAACTACCACTACCAGTACATGAGCCTGCCCCTGCTTGTGCGCTATCGCATCGGAAGTGGCCGGTTCCAGTTCGAGCCGGCGTTGGGCGTTGCCGGTGATCTCTTGCTCGATGCCTATACCGTCATCGAGTTGTTCGGGCCTGATGGCTTGGAGGACCTGGAACGAAACAGCGCTCCATACGAAGAGCTTCGAAGGATGACGATCTCCGCTGTTGGGGAACTGAACCTGCACTACCACATGGGCCGGCGTTGGGAACTGCGCTTGGCGCCACAAGCCCGGTATCAGGCGATGGTGTTAAGCGACACACCCATATCGGATCGCCTTTACACCGGCGGTCTCACCTTGGGATGCATGTTCCGTCTCTGAGCTCCGTGAGGATCCGTCCGGCCACTGCAGCCGACATCCCGCTGATCCAAGCCATCGCGCACGCCGCATGGCCGGTGGCGTACTCGGGCATCATCAGCCCGGCGCAGATCGCCTACATGCTTGACCGCATGTACGGCACCCCCGCGCTCGAGGAGCAGTTCGGCCCGAAGGGGCACCGCTTCCTCATCGCGGAGCAGGCGGGCACGCCCGTCGGGTTCGCGGGCTTCGAGCATCGGTATGCCCCCGGCCGGTCACGGTTGCACAAACTGTACGTGCTGCCCGCGGTGAAGGGCGCCGGCGTGGGACATGTCCTGCTGGAAGCGGTATTGATCGAGGCCATGAAGGCCGGGGATACCGCCGTGGAACTGAACGTGAACAAGCAGAACCCCGCGAAGGAGTTCTACGCCCGACACGGCTTCACGATCGAACGGGACGAGGTGCTCGACATCGGTGGCGGCTTCGTGATGGACGACCACGTGATGGTGCGCCGGTTCCGACCATGAGGAGCACCGGCTCTGGACGACCGGTCAATGCACCAGGTCCGAGGCCGTCAGTCCGTACCGCTTGAACAACCGCGCCTTGCGTTTCTCCAGCCGCGCGGTGGCCTTGGGGGTGCGCGCCTCCCGGGCGGCCACCGCCAGCTCGCCGGCCTGGATGCGGTGAACGATCTGTTCGATCAGGGCATCCTCGCCCAACGCATCGTAGTCGTCCTTCAGGTCGTTGCCGAAGAGCTTCGCCACACCCTGCCAGATGAAGGCCTGGAAGCTCCCGCGCAACCGCTTCACCAGCTCATAGCCGGTGCTGCCGGTCTCGCGGTCGATGAGCTTGATGAGGATGCCCCCCTGCGTGATGGTGAGGTCGGTGATCTCCGCCTCGAACTCCGCCCGCAGCTCGGCCTCCGCCATTTTCATGTACAGATCGCGGTCCCTGTCGCTCTTCAGCGCGGACGACTCGTAGCCATATTGCTCCAGCAGCTCGGCGCTGACGCGTGCATAGGGATACACCTTCACCACGTTGCGCACCAGCCGGTCGTAGCGCGCGGCCTGCCGTCGTGCCTTCGCGCTGGTGAAGCCTTCGACACGTTTCTCGGGCAGCAGGATGGTAGGCACGGTATCCCCGTTCTCCACCCGAAGGGTGATGAACGGATACGGGGAACCCTCCTGGGCGGCCAGAGGCGACCACCAGGTCAGCAGAAGCAGGGCGAGCGCGAGCGATCGAGCCATGGGACCCCCGATGGGGACGACGGAACAACGCAAAGGTGGGGCCGTTCTTGCCCCTTGTACCCGCTTAGCGCCTGCGAAGTTTCCACAGGGACGGACCCTGGGCGACGGCCGGTGCCACAGCTACGGACCCGGAGCGGCCGTCCAGGATCCCGGCGGCAATGGCCGCAGCGGCCTGCTCCTCCACCGGATCGGAGCCATCCAGCACCTCGGGCCGGAAATGGTCGCGCACGAAGTGCGTGTCGTAGGCCCCCTTGCGAAAGGCCTCGTGCCCCATGGTGAAGCGGCAGAACGGCAGCGTGGTCTCCACCCCGCCGATGGCATAGTCGTCGATGGCCCGTTCCATGCGAGCGATGGCCTCTTCGCGGGTAGCCCCGTGGGTGATCAGCTTGGCGATCATGGGGTCGTAGTGGATCGGGATGGTCATCCCCTCTTCGAAGCCGTCGTCCACGCGGACCCCGGGGCCCTGCGGCGGTCGGTAGGTGGTGAGCGTGCCGATATCAGGCAGGAAGTTGTTGGCCGGGTCCTCGGCGTACACGCGGATCTCGATCGCGTGGC
Proteins encoded in this region:
- a CDS encoding 3-hydroxybutyryl-CoA dehydrogenase encodes the protein MKNISVIGAGQMGNGIAHVFAQGGYDVTLIDIAQDRLDKAVATIARNLDRQVAKGTLTEEGKQAALARIATSTDMAVGVRTADLVVEAATENVDLKLKIFRDIDANAPKGCILATNTSSISITRIAAATQRPAEVIGMHFMNPVPVMKLVEVIRGYTTTDAVTRTIMDLSTAIGKVPVEVNDHAGFVSNRILMPMINEAIETLFQGVGGVAEIDTVMKLGMAHPMGPLQLADFIGLDTCLAILRVLHEGFGNPKYAPCPLLVQMVTAGKLGVKSGEGFYQYTAGSKDLVVAPAFKK
- a CDS encoding protein-L-isoaspartate(D-aspartate) O-methyltransferase, whose product is MTLPSDDYRSQGARRKLVQELRNKGIIASQVLEAIGQVPRHLFFEDTALRLHAYEDKPFPIGCGQTISQPFTVATQTQLLEVRRGDRVLEVGTGSGYQTAVLAAMGAKVWSIERHRPLFLSTRTRLESMGYKASLYHGDGFQGLPTYAPYDRILVTCGAPFVPEPLVEQLRLGGSLVIPVGEGPVQRMVRIRRLEDNTLSREEHGDFRFVPMLAYRQ
- a CDS encoding DUF4294 domain-containing protein codes for the protein MARSLALALLLLTWWSPLAAQEGSPYPFITLRVENGDTVPTILLPEKRVEGFTSAKARRQAARYDRLVRNVVKVYPYARVSAELLEQYGYESSALKSDRDRDLYMKMAEAELRAEFEAEITDLTITQGGILIKLIDRETGSTGYELVKRLRGSFQAFIWQGVAKLFGNDLKDDYDALGEDALIEQIVHRIQAGELAVAAREARTPKATARLEKRKARLFKRYGLTASDLVH
- a CDS encoding sugar transferase; amino-acid sequence: MDRRAQVIRYVISDILSAATAWTLFYLYRKTVLEPLTFGHPVPIELDRNFLTGLMIIPLFWLGLYTMIGGYSDIYRRYRTKELGQTLLISVIGVVVIFFALLLDDEVPDGTYLWRSFLVLFGLHFGLTFLPRFLLTSRTVRMVHDRRIGFNTVLVGGNERAVAIHQEIEVMPKSPGNRFIGFVSVNGGDQQLGSTGLPRIGKWTDLRRVIGDNQVEEAIIAVESSEHEHISRIINELEGTNVRIKVIPDMYDIMAGSVKMTSIFGAPLIEVNPQIMPAWQFALKRLVDLVFSGVALLLLSPLLLVIAALVRASGPGPTFFRQERVGRFGRPFRIIKFRSMVADAEQAGPQLSSSTDPRITPIGRFLRRTRLDELPQFWNVLKGDMSLVGPRPERQFFIDRIMEVAPHYRHLHKVRPGITSWGQVKFGYAENVEQMVRRLKYDILYIENMSLAVDLKILAYTVIIMLKGDGK
- a CDS encoding GNAT family N-acetyltransferase; translated protein: MRIRPATAADIPLIQAIAHAAWPVAYSGIISPAQIAYMLDRMYGTPALEEQFGPKGHRFLIAEQAGTPVGFAGFEHRYAPGRSRLHKLYVLPAVKGAGVGHVLLEAVLIEAMKAGDTAVELNVNKQNPAKEFYARHGFTIERDEVLDIGGGFVMDDHVMVRRFRP
- a CDS encoding Gfo/Idh/MocA family oxidoreductase codes for the protein MSAGRLRIGVLGAGHLGRIHLQQALTVDDFEVVGFHDPDPDKCTAIRSEFGLPALGSVDAVIEAADVVDVVTPTLSHHGCAMQAMARGRHVFIEKPLANTLVEGLDLVRMAEDTGLCVQVGHVERFNPAFQAAVPSLKEPLFIEGHRLAQFNPRGTDVPVILDLMVHDLDLVLSTVRSTVTAVHASGVAVVSDSPDIANARIEFANGCVANLTASRISLKNMRKMRFFQRDAYISVDMLTKETEIVRMEAVVGDPDPFAITLDLGGDKGKRAIQFEKPEVPSINAIREELRSFAASVRAGTSPTVTIQDGFAALELAHRILERMHENLRRVGPDGHIPKPTAPPL